A section of the Ictalurus punctatus breed USDA103 chromosome 8, Coco_2.0, whole genome shotgun sequence genome encodes:
- the cenpi gene encoding centromere protein I, whose translation MADLSDLPGLSSDGFRESFVSSGSGLSNRSLRVAENVRKKGETNPFQLALNYLSNVQEGTVVRGNDELERNLVVVETVALRHGLSPDAISLLLDLALSLRAGGVNCLRILKFLIPASVVPQEAIVRCVSWLCVGKMTINAQVLFLRWVLTVFDLIDCKDQLRSIYGFIFSFVTEENLCPFICHLLYLLTMKEHVQPYRVRKLMDIQAKMGRQPFLMQLLAVFKVFRPELVTLSVPSRMKTGFKNYNSTWKAALSAVQKKNRAEVMADLRLSVELKGKSTSRKRKLHHLEVPGFSSAFDTDSERKVCCLQELRSFTQLLQNIHNIELPTQMGSLLGSSLALQYLDCVQDESAFLRLNFWLGHALQEEFLLCPEEGGSDSLSEASVFLSKILSSQQFLQEGFFSTESFLYKFLSVWDGSLLCSQILDLLSHIPLISSSYLRVLVFEPLIQLYFTSNVFFKCSIIECLNSMLHKWLTWQSVNPLDECIDLSVNTNNTVTMTLSGFIDAVTELVSFVGRLATEGLRLENCHILLLNHTLNFYETVCDMLVKYALPVVIMPPAGVFYPALLATDSLTVDRLGYIMYRYRTNLALAKKQEQKNENTFHISRTTYQDFNKQLVAMVNCLWNSKPFLPGTTSEIDVHLSKVPEYWSHFDLVHHPAFFKYAIEFHQKCWPERMCVDLASIKVGRYRSWYMEFLFCQGFDGLNDFIQVNTGQSSSSGSSSL comes from the exons ATGGCGGATTTATCTGACCTGCCTGGGTTATCTTCGGATGGATTCAGAGAATCATTCGTGTCTTCAGGCTCTGGTTTGAGCAATAGGAGTTTACGTGTGGCAGAAAATGTGAGAAAGAAAGGCGAGACCAACCCGTTTCAACTTGCGTTGAATTATCTTTCAAACG tgcAGGAAGGCACAGTTGTAAGAGGCAATGATGAACTAGAAAGGAACTTGGTTGTGGTGGAGACTGTTGCTCTCCGTCATGGTCTTTCACCAGATGCTATCTCATTGCTTCTGGACTTGGCACTAAGTCTCCGTGCAG GTGGTGTGAACTGTTTGCGGATTTTGAAGTTTTTGATACCTGCTTCAGTAGTGCCACAGGAAGCCATTGTACGATGTGTGTCGTGGCTGTGCGTGGGGAAAATGACAATTAATGCTCAG GTCCTTTTTCTTCGCTGGGTTCTTACTGTTTTTGACCTTATTGACTGCAAAGACCAGCTGAGATCCATCTATGGCTTTATTTTCAGCTTTGTGACTGAAGAAAATCTG TGTCCTTTCATCTGCCACTTGTTGTACCTTTTAACAATGAAGGAGCATG TGCAGCCATACAGAGTGAGAAAACTGATGGATATTCAGGCCAAAATG GGCAGACAGCCTTTCCTCATGCAGCTACTTGCTGTGTTCAAAGTCTTTCGGCCAGAGCTGGTGACACTCTCCGTGCCATCAAGAATGAAG ACTGGCTTCAAGAACTATAATTCCACCTGGAAAGCAGCTCTGAGTGCTGTTCAGAAGAAGAACAGGGCTGAAGTTATGGCTGATCTTAGGCTCAGTGTGGAGCTGAAAGGCAAATCCACTTCCAGAAAAAGG AAATTGCATCATCTGGAGGTTCCTGGCTTTAGCTCAGCATTTGACACTGACTCTGAGAGGAAAGTCTGCTGTCTACAGGAACTGCGATCTTTCACCCAGCTCCTGCAAAACATTCACAACATAGAG CTGCCGACCCAAATGGGCTCTTTGCTTGGATCTTCTTTAGCCCTGCAGTACCTGGATTGTGTACAGGATGAGTCTGCATTCCTGCGCCTTAACTTCTGGCTTGGGCACGCCCTTCAAGAGG AGTTTCTGCTATGTCCTGAAGAGGGGGGCTCAGACAGCCTTTCCGAGGCATCTGTATTCCTGAGTAAGATACTTTCCTCGCAACAGTTTCTCCAG GAgggtttcttcagcacagagagTTTTCTCTACAAGTTCCTGAGTGTGTGGGATGGCTCACTGTTGTGCTCCCAGATTTTGGATCTTCTCAGCCACATCCCCCTGATATCCAGCAGTT ACTTAAGAGTGCTTGTCTTTGAGCCACTGATTCAACTATATTTCACCTCTAATGTATTCTTTAAG TGCAGCATCATTGAGTGTCTGAACAGTATGCTGCATAAATGGCTTACTTGGCAGTCTGTTAACCCTTTAGACGAGTGCATAGACCTCAGTGTCAACACCAACAACACAGT AACTATGACCCTATCTGGGTTTATAGATGCAGTCACTGAGCTTGTGAGCTTTGTGGGACGCCTTGCTACTGAGGGACTGCGTCTGGAGAACTGCCACATCCTACTCCTCAACCATACGCTCAACTTCTATGAGACG GTGTGTGATATGTTGGTGAAGTACGCCTTGCCTGTAGTTATCATGCCCCCAGCTGGTGTGTTTTATCCGGCTCTCCTTGCCACCGACTCACTCACTGTGGATCGATTAGGTTATATCATGTACAG ATACCGGACAAATCTGGCTTTGGCAAAAAAACAGGAGCAGAAAAATGAG AACACCTTTCACATAAGTAGGACAACGTACCAAGATTTCAATAAGCAACTTGTGGCCATGGTGAACTGTCTGTGGAACTCCAAACCATTCTTGCCTGGCACAACCAGTGAAATTGATGTGCACCTGAGTAAGGTACCTGAATACTGGAGCCACTTTGATCTTGTTCACCATCCAGCCTTCTTCAAGTATGCCATTGAGTTTCACCAGAAG tGCTGGCCAGAGAGGATGTGTGTGGACCTGGCCTCCATAAAG GTTGGAAGATACAGGAGCTGGTATATGGAGTTTCTTTTCTGCCAGGGCTTTGACGGCCTAAATGACTTCATCCAGGTCAACACAGGACAGAGCAGCTCCTCCGGCTCTAGTTCCCTGTGA